In Ailuropoda melanoleuca isolate Jingjing chromosome 4, ASM200744v2, whole genome shotgun sequence, the following proteins share a genomic window:
- the LOC100483811 gene encoding C-C chemokine receptor type 1, whose amino-acid sequence MQTSAPTNDYDVTTEYDYEGITPCQKGEVRAFGAQLLPPLYSLVFIIGVVGNILVLLVLMQHKRLRSVTSIYLLNLAISDLLFLFTLPFWIDYKLKDDWVFRDGTCKLLSGLYYTGLYSEIFFIVLLTVDRYLAIVHAVFALRVRTVIFGVISSVGAWGLAILASIPGFYFSKTQRELSHTTCSLHFPRGNLKGWKQFQALKLNMLGLVLPLLVMIISYTEIIRILLKRPNEKKAKAVRLIFVIMIVFFLFWTPYNLAVLVSAFQDSLFTDECRQSKQLDLAMQVTEVIAYTHCCVNPVIYAFVGERFRRYLSQLFHQLLSVGLVKGLPFLSTDRLERTSSMSPSTAEHELSAGF is encoded by the coding sequence ATGCAAACCTCAGCCCCCACAAATGACTATGACGTGACGACAGAATATGACTATGAGGGCATAACCCCGTGCCAGAAGGGAGAGGTGAGGGCCTTTGGAGCCCAGCTGCTGCCCCCCTTGTACTCCCTGGTGTTCATCATCGGCGTGGTCGGCAACATCCTGGTTCTCCTGGTCCTCATGCAGCACAAGAGGCTCCGGAGCGTGACCAGCATTTACCTCCTGAACCTGGCCATCTCGGACCTGCTCTTCCTCTTCACGCTGCCCTTCTGGATTGACTACAAGCTCAAGGATGACTGGGTTTTCCGTGACGGCACCTGTAAGTTGCTCTCGGGGCTTTACTACACGGGCTTGTACAGTGAGATCTTCTTCATTGTCCTGCTGACCGTCGACAGGTACCTGGCCATCGTCCACGCCGTGTTCGCCCTGCGGGTCCGGACTGTCATCTTTGGGGTCATCTCCAGCGTTGGCGCCTGGGGCCTGGCCATCTTGGCCTCCATCCCAGGCTTCTACTTTTCCAAGACCCAGCGGGAGTTGTCCCATACCACCTGCAGCCTCCACTTCCCTCGTGGAAACCTCAAAGGCTGGAAACAGTTCCAGGCTCTGAAACTGAACATGTTGGGGCTGGTTTTGCCTCTGTTGGTCATGATCATCTCCTACACAGAGATTATACGGATCCTGCTCAAACGACCCAACGAGAAGAAGGCCAAAGCCGTCCGTCTGATCTTTGTCATCATGAtcgtcttctttctcttctggacCCCCTACAACCTGGCCGTGTTGGTCTCTGCTTTCCAAGACAGCCTTTTCACCGATGAGTGCAGGCAGAGCAAGCAGCTGGACCTGGCCATGCAGGTGACGGAGGTGATCGCCTACACGCACTGCTGCGTCAACCCTGTCATCTACGCCTTCGTCGGGGAGCGGTTCCGCAGGTACCTGAGCCAGCTGTTCCACCAGCTGCTGTCTGTGGGCCTGGTGAAAgggctccccttcctctccaccgACAGGCTCGAGAGGACCAGCTCCATGTCCCCCTCCACGGCGGAGCACGAACTCTCCGCTGGGTTCTGA